A genomic segment from Nicotiana tabacum cultivar K326 chromosome 7, ASM71507v2, whole genome shotgun sequence encodes:
- the LOC107777389 gene encoding uncharacterized protein LOC107777389 isoform X2, giving the protein MVNEMGNTNSSEAENAAVDAQQKREAAGNANGVKEENSIIPEGENKDYHEKVAALPTYDPSTAKEPHLENSEDGKTGFQTPANDLVSEVTNIETHNFDQPLESVLEGKDDPRDRPCNQKGEAEGSLPHDEVLKTDPGESSSVANETVEECIISSSLEEQETIRNGRSGQKEDKTQLINSEIALADKGVVSDTDDQSVDSLVSEMAASADGSNEEKHELMSAKNQVENGFSNGSDWDEIPKVESSQIDATVSLLTDIPLSTPSSSLSPAIEPEDKCAVHTPESELISNESDNAVKECDLKKTESCMQAVHEMQIDNVASSIESHPKEATEENLPGNDASTDIVMDYSIKGDDINVQPDILHYDHTPPVEMGLHPTKFFGTATNHEQESSTENGLLDKAKGGVEKSSRKEIMEKCILQLGSSKLENDVDIAYAQGRMRGFESVEDKKECNAALTEQNSCEFVITEDSGVFELKTSEKGITKIAAFPESGIAQNVQPSLEALAFSNEKCAYDQMVPNFHDETLSKAPESIGRLSLESIPDKSNNGIELRKSPSFDFGVPFHRRSLESDQTPLLCPEKIPTRSASVGSSAKLSNSLNYGSVAVEEKTIRMERSDSEAPLIGLLKNGDPKFTPETQQNHVAVMKGEELQTSQATETCLTSPKGSGKRKARPSFFSTCICCTAATHY; this is encoded by the exons ATGGTAAATGAGATGGGGAACACAAATTCATCAG AAGCAGAGAATGCTGCAGTTGATGCTCAACAAAAAAGAGAAGCTGCTGGCAATGCAAATGGTGTTAAAGAAGAAAACAGCATAATTCCTGAAGGTGAAAATAAAGATTATCATGAGAAAGTTGCAGCTTTGCCTACTTATGACCCTTCAACAGCTAAAGAACCTCACCTTGAGAACTCTGAAGATGGCAAAACAG GATTTCAAACACCTGCAAATGATTTAGTGAGTGAAGTTACTAATATTGAAACACATAATTTTGATCAACCTCTGGAGTCAGTTTTGGAGGGGAAGGATGATCCTCGTGACCGACCATGTAACCAAAAAG GTGAGGCAGAAGGAAGTTTACCTCATGATGAAGTTTTAAAGACCGATCCAGGTGAATCCTCAAGTGTTGCCAATGAGACAGTAGAAGAATGCATCATATCTTCATCACTTGAGGAACAAGAAACTATAAGGAATGGAAGATCAGGCCAGAAGGAAGATAAAACTCAGTTGATCAACTCTGAAATTGCACTTGCAGATAAGGGAGTTGTTTCTGATACTGATGATCAAAGTGTCGATTCGTTGGTGAGTGAAATGGCTGCCTCAGCAGATGGATCAAATGAGGAAAAACATGAGCTTATGAGTGCTAAAAATCAGGTTGAAAATGGTTTCTCAAATGGAAGTGATTGGGATGAAATTCCTAAAGTGGAGTCCAGTCAAATCGATGCTACAGTTTCACTGTTGACAGATATTCCACTGAGTACTCCTTCGAGTTCGCTGTCACCAGCTATTGAGCCAGAAGACAAATGTGCGGTTCACACTCCAGAGAGTGAATTGATATCAAATGAATCGGATAATGCTGTAAAGGAATGTGATCTGAAGAAAACTGAGTCATGTATGCAGGCAGTGCATGAAATGCAGATTGACAACGTAGCTTCTTCGATTGAATCACACCCCAAAGAGGCTACAGAGGAAAATCTACCAGGAAACGACGCTAGTACTGATATTGTAATGGATTATTCAATTAAGGGGGATGACATAAACGTTCAACCTGATATTCTTCATTATGATCACACGCCACCAGTAGAAATGGGACTGCATCCTACCAAATTCTTTGGAACAGCTACTAATCATGAACAAGAGAGCTCAACAGAAAATGGTCTTCTTGATAAAGCAAAGGGAGGAGTTGAGAAGTCTAGTAGAAAGGAAATAATGGAGAAGTGCATATTGCAGTTGGGGTCATCAAAACTGGAAAATGATGTCGATATAGCATATGCACAAGGAAGAATGCGAGGGTTTGAGTCGGTTGAGGATAAAAAAGAATGCAATGCAGCCTTGACAGAACAGAATAGCTGTGAATTTGTTATCACTGAGGACTCTGGTGTTTTTGAACTCAAGACATCAGAAAAAGGGATAACGAAAATTGCAGCTTTTCCTGAGTCAGGAATTGCACAGAATGTTCAGCCAAGTCTTGAAGCATTAGCATTTTCCAATGAAAAATGTGCCTATGATCAAATGGTGCCAAATTTTCATGATGAAACTCTTTCCAAAGCACCAGAAAGTATTGGAAGGTTAAGCCTCGAATCGATCCCAGATAAATCAAACAATGGAATTGAGCTTCGAAAGTCGCCAAGCTTTGATTTTGGTGTCCCTTTTCATAGAAGGTCTTTAGAATCAGATCAAACTCCTCTTCTGTGTCCTGAGAAGATTCCTACAAGAAGCGCATCAGTTGGTTCCAGTGCAAAGTTGTCAAACTCACTAAACTACGGGTCAGTAGCAGTCGAAGAGAAGACTATTAGAATGGAAAGAAGTGATTCTGAAGCTCCTCTTATAGGCTTGTTGAAGAATGGTGATCCGAAGTTTACGCCTGAAACACAGCAGAACCATGTTGCTGTTATGAAAGGAGAAGAATTGCAGACTTCACAAGCAACGGAAACTTGTCTAACTTCACCAAAGGGGAGCGGAAAACGCAAGGCCAGACCATCTTTCTTCAGCACTTGCATCTGCTGCACAGCAGCCACTCATTATTGA
- the LOC107777389 gene encoding uncharacterized protein LOC107777389 isoform X1: MVNEMGNTNSSEAENAAVDAQQKREAAGNANGVKEENSIIPEGENKDYHEKVAALPTYDPSTAKEPHLENSEDGKTDEYKRETKLKHPFPCTGFQTPANDLVSEVTNIETHNFDQPLESVLEGKDDPRDRPCNQKGEAEGSLPHDEVLKTDPGESSSVANETVEECIISSSLEEQETIRNGRSGQKEDKTQLINSEIALADKGVVSDTDDQSVDSLVSEMAASADGSNEEKHELMSAKNQVENGFSNGSDWDEIPKVESSQIDATVSLLTDIPLSTPSSSLSPAIEPEDKCAVHTPESELISNESDNAVKECDLKKTESCMQAVHEMQIDNVASSIESHPKEATEENLPGNDASTDIVMDYSIKGDDINVQPDILHYDHTPPVEMGLHPTKFFGTATNHEQESSTENGLLDKAKGGVEKSSRKEIMEKCILQLGSSKLENDVDIAYAQGRMRGFESVEDKKECNAALTEQNSCEFVITEDSGVFELKTSEKGITKIAAFPESGIAQNVQPSLEALAFSNEKCAYDQMVPNFHDETLSKAPESIGRLSLESIPDKSNNGIELRKSPSFDFGVPFHRRSLESDQTPLLCPEKIPTRSASVGSSAKLSNSLNYGSVAVEEKTIRMERSDSEAPLIGLLKNGDPKFTPETQQNHVAVMKGEELQTSQATETCLTSPKGSGKRKARPSFFSTCICCTAATHY, translated from the exons ATGGTAAATGAGATGGGGAACACAAATTCATCAG AAGCAGAGAATGCTGCAGTTGATGCTCAACAAAAAAGAGAAGCTGCTGGCAATGCAAATGGTGTTAAAGAAGAAAACAGCATAATTCCTGAAGGTGAAAATAAAGATTATCATGAGAAAGTTGCAGCTTTGCCTACTTATGACCCTTCAACAGCTAAAGAACCTCACCTTGAGAACTCTGAAGATGGCAAAACAG ATGAATATAAGAGAGAGACAAAGCTTAAGCATCCTTTTCCATGTACAGGATTTCAAACACCTGCAAATGATTTAGTGAGTGAAGTTACTAATATTGAAACACATAATTTTGATCAACCTCTGGAGTCAGTTTTGGAGGGGAAGGATGATCCTCGTGACCGACCATGTAACCAAAAAG GTGAGGCAGAAGGAAGTTTACCTCATGATGAAGTTTTAAAGACCGATCCAGGTGAATCCTCAAGTGTTGCCAATGAGACAGTAGAAGAATGCATCATATCTTCATCACTTGAGGAACAAGAAACTATAAGGAATGGAAGATCAGGCCAGAAGGAAGATAAAACTCAGTTGATCAACTCTGAAATTGCACTTGCAGATAAGGGAGTTGTTTCTGATACTGATGATCAAAGTGTCGATTCGTTGGTGAGTGAAATGGCTGCCTCAGCAGATGGATCAAATGAGGAAAAACATGAGCTTATGAGTGCTAAAAATCAGGTTGAAAATGGTTTCTCAAATGGAAGTGATTGGGATGAAATTCCTAAAGTGGAGTCCAGTCAAATCGATGCTACAGTTTCACTGTTGACAGATATTCCACTGAGTACTCCTTCGAGTTCGCTGTCACCAGCTATTGAGCCAGAAGACAAATGTGCGGTTCACACTCCAGAGAGTGAATTGATATCAAATGAATCGGATAATGCTGTAAAGGAATGTGATCTGAAGAAAACTGAGTCATGTATGCAGGCAGTGCATGAAATGCAGATTGACAACGTAGCTTCTTCGATTGAATCACACCCCAAAGAGGCTACAGAGGAAAATCTACCAGGAAACGACGCTAGTACTGATATTGTAATGGATTATTCAATTAAGGGGGATGACATAAACGTTCAACCTGATATTCTTCATTATGATCACACGCCACCAGTAGAAATGGGACTGCATCCTACCAAATTCTTTGGAACAGCTACTAATCATGAACAAGAGAGCTCAACAGAAAATGGTCTTCTTGATAAAGCAAAGGGAGGAGTTGAGAAGTCTAGTAGAAAGGAAATAATGGAGAAGTGCATATTGCAGTTGGGGTCATCAAAACTGGAAAATGATGTCGATATAGCATATGCACAAGGAAGAATGCGAGGGTTTGAGTCGGTTGAGGATAAAAAAGAATGCAATGCAGCCTTGACAGAACAGAATAGCTGTGAATTTGTTATCACTGAGGACTCTGGTGTTTTTGAACTCAAGACATCAGAAAAAGGGATAACGAAAATTGCAGCTTTTCCTGAGTCAGGAATTGCACAGAATGTTCAGCCAAGTCTTGAAGCATTAGCATTTTCCAATGAAAAATGTGCCTATGATCAAATGGTGCCAAATTTTCATGATGAAACTCTTTCCAAAGCACCAGAAAGTATTGGAAGGTTAAGCCTCGAATCGATCCCAGATAAATCAAACAATGGAATTGAGCTTCGAAAGTCGCCAAGCTTTGATTTTGGTGTCCCTTTTCATAGAAGGTCTTTAGAATCAGATCAAACTCCTCTTCTGTGTCCTGAGAAGATTCCTACAAGAAGCGCATCAGTTGGTTCCAGTGCAAAGTTGTCAAACTCACTAAACTACGGGTCAGTAGCAGTCGAAGAGAAGACTATTAGAATGGAAAGAAGTGATTCTGAAGCTCCTCTTATAGGCTTGTTGAAGAATGGTGATCCGAAGTTTACGCCTGAAACACAGCAGAACCATGTTGCTGTTATGAAAGGAGAAGAATTGCAGACTTCACAAGCAACGGAAACTTGTCTAACTTCACCAAAGGGGAGCGGAAAACGCAAGGCCAGACCATCTTTCTTCAGCACTTGCATCTGCTGCACAGCAGCCACTCATTATTGA